In Helianthus annuus cultivar XRQ/B chromosome 9, HanXRQr2.0-SUNRISE, whole genome shotgun sequence, the following are encoded in one genomic region:
- the LOC110874180 gene encoding replication factor C subunit 3, whose protein sequence is MQQMLTSSNSYPPVLHLNRALGRQVQPKTLEKVLVHQVIAQNFKKLVTEQDCPHLLFYVPPGSGKKTLIMALLWQMFGASADKVKVENKNWKVDAGSRTIDLELTTLSSTHHVELNPSDAGFQDRSIVQEIIKEMAKKKKPIDTKGKKGFKVLCSTRLINFQEKHSL, encoded by the exons ATGCAGCAGATGCTCACTTCTTCCAATTCTTACCCGCCAGTTCTTCACTTGAATCGTGCTTTGGGTCGACAAGTACAACCTAAAACCCTAGAGAAGGTTCTTGTTCACCAAGTCATCGCTCAAAATTTTAAGAAATTG GTCACTGAGCAAGATTGCCCCCATTTATTATTCTATGTGCCTCCAGGTTCCggcaagaaaaccctaattatgGCCCTTCTCTGGCAGATGTTTGGGGCCAGTGCTGACAAG GTGAAAGTAGAGAACAAAAACTGGAAAGTTGAT GCTGGAAGTAGGACTATTGATTTGGAACTTACAACTCTATCAAGCACCCACCATGTGGAGCTGAACCCCAGTGATGCCGGGTTTCAAGATCGGTCGATTGTCCAAGAAATTATTAAAGAAATGGCAAAAAAGAAAAAACCGATTGACACCAAAGGAAAGAAGGGTTTCAAAG